Below is a genomic region from Rosa chinensis cultivar Old Blush chromosome 5, RchiOBHm-V2, whole genome shotgun sequence.
CCAATCCCGGGAAAGCCCAACTGGAGTTTTCCCATATGCAATGGAAAAGTTGAGCATTTTAGCTTTCCTTCTCTCCGATCCGTAGGTATCCTGAAATGTAACATTTTGAATGAGAAGATAGTTATCAGAGTAAAACCAGAGCTACTCATAGAAGTAACCTCATCAAACGAACCAGATTAGACTGgcaaaagggaaagaaaaaaaaaatctagatgTTACATGCTAACAGATGGTAACAACTAACGAGTGCACGTTGATTGACAACATTTAatagaaaatttaaaattggaTGGAATTCACCAAAACATTGCAACATGTTTGAGACATAAAggacaaaaaataattttttctttctgatggCCCTTAGAGAAGTTTTCCCATAAAACAAAACTACCAAAAAAATTTCCCACATTAAAGAATCACAAATTGATTTTGTTAAACTAGCATCTCAGTATAACATACACACACATCTTACCTTCAACATTGGAACTGGGGGTTTATCCTGACCAGGTTGAGGATCCCACTCAAGTAGCACTTCCTTGTTCTCAACAGCTTCACGAATATGCTGGTACATGTTCATTGCAGTCCTTGAATGGAAATCCCCACCAGCTTTGAAGGCATCCAACATGCTCTTACAGTTAGAAAGATGAGCAAGAATCCTAAGTTCCAGCTGCCATATTAACACATTAGTCAATACATTTTAAATCATGTAATGTGCAGATAGTACAAACAGCTAACCTGTCCATAGTCAGCAACAATGAGAGAATTTCCAGGTGCAGCTACAAATGCCTGGCGGATCTTATACCGGTCCTTTTCAAGAGCTGGTTGATTCTGATTcagtgaaaagaaaaacagaatgaGCACACATACCTCAAAGGTTAAGAACGTATTTAATACTTTGGAATCCCCCAAACCCATTTCTTGCACCCCAGCTTGAAACTGGGGCCTCCCCGCTGAACCATACAACCTTTAGAAGACAGGAAACTCTAGCAAATAGCTAGGCAGGTTCCTGAGGATGTTCAAACCCCAGACCACATAGAAGCCACCATGGGACTCACCATTACTACTAATCCCTCACTGCTTGTATTTGATTGAAGATCAAAGTCATTACTTGATGAATGAAAAACACAAATCATCCCCGTGGGTGATTCACAATTTTACCTGTGGTAAAAATCCTAATAACACCACTCTGAGGAGAAGTGTAATTGATCTTAGACCAAATTTAAAACTCTGTCAGAGTTTTGCTAAACGGAACCCATATGCAAGTCACATGTTGGGtataatattaaaataaataaataaattctctTTAGGTAGAAAAATTGAAGTCTTCATTTTTTTTGGTAGGCTTAACCCTGAGGGAAGCCCTTCCAGAAGATCCTTTGTGGTGTGTgtgtttggggggggggggggggagggtgGTGTCTGGGGTTTGGAAATAGTTTTCAAGCAGCAATAGATGCGCCTCAGTTAGAACCTCATTAGCTGTGTCATTGCCATCGAACCTACAGTCTGAGATCAAGCTTCATGTTCATTCGACAATCCAAAGAGTTGAAAACAGACAAATCAAATAAATGAAACtgagaaataaaaaatttggaGAGAAATCCAACTGCTCCCAACCCACAGCATGTAGTTCTGGGAGCTAATATTATCTTGCAATTTCTTTTTAACAGGGTGGATGATGTGAAGTAAATTTGGGGCAGTCAGCCCTTCCATCAAAGGCCCCTAAATTCATTTCTTGTCCAGATTAAGTTGCTTGTCAATATGCCGTTGGTTGTGTAAAGAGCATTCCTCCAATTAAAACAGGAGGTTTGTTTAAGTTGAAGACATTTTTCATCCCACCTATGGGGTTGTCTTAATTACATTTCTCTGCTAGAGTTCCAACTTCATCTGGGATACTCActcatattttttatttttaatatctGTAATTTCAGTTTTatggttttcttttttccagAAAGACGTTAATATCTCAAAATGGCCCATTTTCCCTTCCACATGACACACATGGTACAGTTTAATGGAGGCTAGATGAAGTCAACATTTTCCAACATTGTAAACGGCAAAAAGAACTGACTTGCCTGGTCATATGGCATGCACACAGATCCAAATCTAACGAAATTTAAACGGAATCATGGAAACGGGTGATGGAATGCACCAAGGGTGTCCTTAAACATCCTGTAAACACGGGTTCCAATTAACCCCTCTCCCCACCAAAGATCAGGAAACCAAGAGAAGCTGACTATCCAGATTTCATCATCAGTCAGATAAAGTGATGGTGAATTGTCTAGGATAAAGGCAGTATatcattttcatttatttataaGATAGCAAGAATGTTGGAGCCAATAACAAACCTGCAAATTTGGTCGCCTAGCAGATAACCGCCCGGTTTCTGTGTTGATATTTAGTGAACAATGAATTCGTCTGTTTTTGCCAGCTATATTACTGCCCTATATTATTCACAGTAGAAAAACACGAGAATGAGGAGCAAGCTTGAGAGGATTGGAAAATTAATGTAGCAGCCAATTCACACAACACACATGAATAAAAGGAAACTCAGTAATTTGAAAGTAAGGGCAGAATCACCTGCAAAGGGAGGATGAAGTTGGATATCAACGAATCAATAGAGCAAACTTGACATAATGCAGCAATGGCTTGGCAAGCTTCCTTCCCCTTCTCATCTGACTCGAATGCTTGCAAAGCTGTTCCATAGTCGGACCTGTCAAGATTTTCAGAGATAATCTCTTCTTTTCCCAAGTATTCATCACTCACTGTCTCACAAGAATCTCCATCATCAACAGACTCCATATCAGGAGCGGGATCCATAAAATCATACTCTGAAGAGATCTTGCCAGCTAAAATCTTCAAAGCATCTCCGCTAACTGAAGGCCAACCAGTTGCTGTGTAAATCTCAGTTGGCAGATTGACACCAATTGTGTGCAGAGTGATATTGCAAAATTTTGGAGCTGTACTTTTGCCTTCTTCAATCACTTTATCAGTGTTTGGAACTCTAAAAGTCCTCTCATTTGGAAGAGCCTGATTCGAGTCCTTGCTGTACCAGGAAATAATCAAGTCAATCAATACAGCTTCTGTTGGCTCGAGAAGGCTATAGGGATTGTATCAGGAAATTATATTTTAACTTGATATTGTACCTTTATTTAAATAGCTTACTATGAAAATGAAGGATGATTGAGGTagttcacagtaaatacccaaaaaaaagaaaaaaagaaacccaGGGATATTATTGTTTTCAGGTAGAACATCTCAGTGGGATATCTGGGGATATGATTATCACAGTATCATATGAACCAGTGACCCCAGCAATCAAGCTCCTTACTACATTAAGTTTTGGGTTTGAGGTTTCACTATCTTTTCCAGGATAGGGCAATTTTCTCAACATTAGCCAATACTCCAGTAAAATTTGCAAGTATTTATGTTTCCTCCCTTGTACTAATGGTAATCATGCTGTCACAGCTCTTAAAATTAAGCTATACAGGTGAAGAGTGTAAAAAAGATTGAAAACCCTTAACCTTAACCTGTTTCAATTTAGAAAAAAAGAGAATGAAACAGTATCTATTTATGAGAGTTAACTGTGTCTTCTGCACCCCAGgcataaaatattaaaaatcaaTGTTTCTACAAGAGTAAACATGTCGAACATGGCATGGGTGATGAATTTCTATGTCTACATTACCAGTGCACTCAAGTTTGAAACCTAACAGGGCCTATCCTAACATCATTTATGAGGAGGCGGACGACGCCTCAGATAAAGATCACTTTTGTGTACCCATCAGATGACAAGAGGAAGATGCAAAAACAGAACATCAGAAGCGAAACTATTATTTTGGGATTATGTTCAACATGTAATCAGCTCTTATATTGTGTCTGTATTTACAAGAAGTgtttcattgatttcaaatccCTAGTAACGAACAAAAGCTCATATAGTCAAGACTTGCATCTGTTTTAAGTCTTTTTCATACGATAAAGTACAAAACGCCAAAATAATtgtctacatcaccaagcacatatatatTGCAGGTGAGAATTCTACTTTTATAAATTTTGGTAATATGTACCTGTTCACGGTCCCACCAAATAAAAGCTGGCGTAGTTGCACATCACTTCCCACATTCATGTACTTAGCATCAGGGCAAAAGCTGGAAGCCCACTTGCGAAATCTATTCACAGCAACCTCTTGTTCTGATTTGGCCAACTTCTCAATTTCAGCTAGATATCCTCGATCAACCAGCATTCCCTCGGTTTCCATCTGAACTAAGAGCTCGCCAAATGGTCGCCAGTATTTTTTATAGAAATCAAACATGGTTCCAGGAGCTGGATTTCCATCAATTTCCCACTGCCTATTGGAGAGTTGGTTTTTCATACTCTCATAAAGCTTTAGTGTGCTTATTGCATCTAACGCAGAATAACAGATCCATggttttctctcctctctttgtAGCACTTCAACTGGGTCAAGGATTGTTATTTTCCCATCGGTACcatcttttttcaatttctttctgCCAAATATTGTCTTCATTGATATCTTACCAATCAAGTCATTCTCCTCACATGATGGTGCCCCAGACATGACCTTTGGGTCATGTGTTAGAGCTTCAAGAGAGTAACCACCCTTTAACCGCCTTGATGAATCCCACAAGCGGGCCATGTGCATGGTGTCGGCATGAAAGCCAGAAACCTTAAACCCATAGTTCTCAATTACATGGTTATCAAAGCTATAATTGTGCCAAACCTACAAAAGGTAAGGTGATTTTCATTATCAAATTTCTCCATCAAGCATGCACCTTATATGCTCAGTCAAACAAATACCAAGTATATCAGTCAACAAAACAAATGCAATTGGAccaattttgtgtgtgtgtgtgtgagagagagagagagagagagagtttgtgtATGGAAAGTCGAAACAGATATTGTccagacaaacaaaaaatattcaCATTTGGCTACAACCTGCAGTCAATAGGATATTGAGCCATGTACCAAGGATCAGTTTTCAGTAAATTTCCATCAACTAAGTACAATAACAGAGGGTTCTAAAATTACTTATCAATAAATGCTTGGGCAAGCAAACAATTGCAAACAATTCATTAATTGGACAAATTTAGAAAGAGTAAAGTGGCCACTTAAACAAGCTAACCACAACTTCAGCATACATTATTCGTGCATAAACTTCTACACTAAGACAAACAATTCCAAGCTCAGATCGTCAATATGAAGTTATGAACcaaattcttccaaaaaaaagGTGGCAATATCATTGCAGCAAAGCAAACGGAAGAAGTCATTTTCCAAAGCTGCTGCTatctaattaaagttttattgttTGAAGGTTCTGGGATTCAAGAGCACCTTAAAGGAGAGGAAGACAAACAACCTTTTTAATGGAGGGATCTTCAAAAAATGGAGCAAATTCAAGTAGAAGTTCCTTGCCGCCACCATCAAGAACATCCACCCAGATGCAGGACTTTCCATTTCCAAAATCCACATCTGGTCCAGAATATATACTGAAGCATATTATCTGTCCATGATCTACAGGTGTTTCTTTCTTAACATCTATCTCGGCCACCTGTTAACATCCTATCATTAGCAATTAGACAGTAACtagtatataacaaaatatcaaGTACCCAACAACTAGTCACACATCTATCTACAAATATCAAGTACACTTCTATCCACTTCTATTACACAGAAGTTCTGTGACAGAACTATATCAATCAAAGTCAAGTATACATACCTCTGTGTCACAGGCATGGACAAGATGCCTATATTCACCTCTAAGCATCCTAACGACTTTCTTTGCAATAGAGACACTATTGACAATGAGAACTTTGTCGTAAATGTTATTAAGTGTCTTGCGAAGATCTTCCTTACTATGTACTGGTGTAGCAGCTTTAGATTCAGAAG
It encodes:
- the LOC112165370 gene encoding DNA polymerase I B, chloroplastic/mitochondrial; this encodes MAMGFSSFQTSHLRPCPSYFSLLRACPLSSSSSRSLWTPSVSRRVLDCKPEVYVGRLRGVQAAKSYNTLTSEGKSNDSRYAWRAAVTRLRKEKQEVESSYRTKTYSEGNIKNITPEKVDNSSYEMGEVTLYETNGEGSNVDRVNGYAHDSPDVVASVGIDNPSVEKVNGYAHDGPRLGVATPPRSGKEVKSKGPLLGKTSKVRKGIDSGPSKDEPGNVMNRDKSDVKSSESKAATPVHSKEDLRKTLNNIYDKVLIVNSVSIAKKVVRMLRGEYRHLVHACDTEVAEIDVKKETPVDHGQIICFSIYSGPDVDFGNGKSCIWVDVLDGGGKELLLEFAPFFEDPSIKKVWHNYSFDNHVIENYGFKVSGFHADTMHMARLWDSSRRLKGGYSLEALTHDPKVMSGAPSCEENDLIGKISMKTIFGRKKLKKDGTDGKITILDPVEVLQREERKPWICYSALDAISTLKLYESMKNQLSNRQWEIDGNPAPGTMFDFYKKYWRPFGELLVQMETEGMLVDRGYLAEIEKLAKSEQEVAVNRFRKWASSFCPDAKYMNVGSDVQLRQLLFGGTVNSKDSNQALPNERTFRVPNTDKVIEEGKSTAPKFCNITLHTIGVNLPTEIYTATGWPSVSGDALKILAGKISSEYDFMDPAPDMESVDDGDSCETVSDEYLGKEEIISENLDRSDYGTALQAFESDEKGKEACQAIAALCQVCSIDSLISNFILPLQGSNIAGKNRRIHCSLNINTETGRLSARRPNLQNQPALEKDRYKIRQAFVAAPGNSLIVADYGQLELRILAHLSNCKSMLDAFKAGGDFHSRTAMNMYQHIREAVENKEVLLEWDPQPGQDKPPVPMLKDTYGSERRKAKMLNFSIAYGKTPVGLSRDWKVSVQDAEKTVELWYKERKEVRRWQEERKKEAKEFRCVRTLLGRARWFPSLTRASRAQRGHIERAAINTPVQGSAADVAMCAMLEISNNARLKDLGWRLLLQVHDEVILEGPSESEEVAKAIVVDCMSKPFGGKNILNVDLAVDAKCAQNWYAAK